From one Raphanus sativus cultivar WK10039 unplaced genomic scaffold, ASM80110v3 Scaffold1347, whole genome shotgun sequence genomic stretch:
- the LOC130504080 gene encoding zinc finger BED domain-containing protein RICESLEEPER 2-like codes for MDSSSSKNPQNNGADKEHEVEVEHVDCETIDSRGKRKEADTPCGESSRANKMPKVIVPRSGVWKHYTRTKESRDKCICHYCQKLFSCQTKSGTSNLQKHLQICREYQAHVISQGKNQARIDNEGSVKSSKVSETVFREASNELLVLAELPLSFIESTGWKYFCNKVNLYKPHSRRTATRDIVEMFVKKKEALKRWLYTNQQRVSLTTDIWVSQVTGASYMVVTAHFVDPTWQLKKIILGFKFVMDHKGQTISTVLLECLADWGIQKLFSITVDNATANTSAIRRFHRQFSEVSPDALVLDGNYLHMRCCAHIINLIAKEGLGDLGENVLAIRNAVQYVRSSPHRLNAFEQKVTSGKMTRGSLPLDVKTRWNSTFLMLSRALQFRVAFDKMEAEDRLYNDYFLEVENGVKRQGPPDVIDWNAVEKLKRFLIIFYNSTLVVSASSKVNSYKCYGEIVTIERNLTALANNLDPDLKLKAEDMLHKFLKYWDGMKNVNRMLIIASIIDPRKKMGFANLCFEKLYGKDSIESKEMSASVLDLLTSMFQEYSGRFRVASTQSSQTKQAPSASVQEAQEQMERLKLVVEDFGYERMDSVYKELVAETENEARDELEMYLKEPVENQKLMMGFEFDILGWWKVHRIKFPVLAEMARDLLAMQQWMKADIKFAEKVQTNEQILAEVEMLDKLEKEFESVRIED; via the exons ATGGATTCATCGTCCTCTAAAAACCCACAAAACAATGGTGCTGACAAAGAACATGAAGTTGAAGTTGAACATGTAGACTGTGAAACCATTGATAGCCGTGGGAAGAGGAAGGAAGCTGACACACCGTGTGGAGAGAGTTCTCGGGCAAATAAGATGCCAAAAGTTATTGTGCCGAGGTCAGGTGTGTGGAAACACTACACCAGAACAAAGGAGAGCCGTGACAAGTGCATTTGTCACTACTGCCAAAAGCTTTTCTCATGCCAGACAAAGTCAGGAACTTCCAATCTCCAGAAGCACCTGCAAATCTGCAGAGAGTACCAAGCTCACGTGATCAGCCAAGGGAAGAATCAAGCTAGGATCGATAATGAAGGCAGTGTGAAATCATCAAAGGTGTCTGAGACGGTTTTCAGAGAAGCCTCAAATGAGTTATTGGTGTTAGCTGAGTTGCCTCTTTCTTTCATAGAAAGTACAGGCTGGAAATACTTCTGCAACAAG GTTAACCTTTACAAGCCCCACTCAAGAAGAACTGCTACTAGAGATATTGTGGAGatgtttgtgaagaagaaggaggcgTTGAAGAGGTGGTTGTACACTAACCAGCAAAGAGTTTCACTCACCACTGACATTTGGGTTTCTCAGGTGACAG GTGCAAGTTACATGGTTGTAACTGCACATTTTGTTGACCCAACATGGCAGTTGAAGAAAATCATTCTTGGATTCAAATTTGTCATGGATCATAAAGGTCAGACAATTTCTACTGTTCTTCTCGAATGCTTAGCTGACTGGGGAATTCAGAAATTGTTTTCTATTACGGTAGACAATGCTACTGCTAATACCTCAGCTATTAGGAGATTCCATAGGCAGTTCAGTGAAGTGTCGCCTGATGCTCTGGTTTTAGATGGTAACTATCTGCATATGAGGTGTTGTGCCCACATTATCAATTTGATAGCTAAGGAGGGTTTAGGTGATTTAGGAGAAAATGTTTTGGCCATCCGGAATGCAGTTCAGTACGTCCGTTCTTCCCCCCATAGGTTGAACGCATTTGAGCAGAAGGTTACTAGCGGGAAGATGACACGAGGTAGCCTGCCTCTAGATGTTAAGACTAGGTGGAATTCAACATTTCTCATGCTGTCTAGAGCTTTACAGTTTAGAGTTGCTTTTGATAAGATGGAAGCAGAGGATAGGTTGTATAATGACTACTTTTTAGAAGTAGAAAATGGGGTTAAGAGGCAAGGACCGCCTGATGTTATTGATTGGAATGCTGTGGAGAAGCTTAAGAGGTTTCTAATCATATTCTACAACAGCACCTTGGTTGTCTCTGCTTCCTCAAAAGTCAACTCCTACAAATGCTATGGGGAGATAGTGACAATTGAGAGGAATCTCACAGCACTGGCTAACAACTTGGACCCAGATTTGAAGCTGAAAGCTGAGGATATGTTGCACAAATTTCTGAAGTATTGGGATGGCATGAAGAATGTGAATAGGATGTTGATCATTGCATCAATAATCGATCCAAGGAAGAAGATGGGTTTCGCCAACTTATGCTTTGAGAAATTGTATGGGAAGGATAGTATCGAGTCCAAAGAGATGAGTGCGTCTGTTCTTGATCTCCTTACAAGCATGTTCCAGGAGTACTCTGGTCGTTTCAGAGTTGCAAGTACTCAATCCTCTCAGACAAAGCAAGCACCATCTGCGAGTGTTCAGGAGGCTCAAGAGCAAATGGAGAGATTGAAGTTGGTCGTTGAAGATTTTGGTTATGAGAGAATGGATTCTGTGTACAAGGAACTTGTGGCTGAAACAGAAAATGAGGCAAGAGATGAGCTGGAAATGTACTTGAAGGAACCTGTTGAGAACCAGAAGCTTATGATGGGATTTGAGTTTGATATTCTCGGTTGGTGGAAGGTGCACAGAATCAAATTCCCAGTCTTGGCAGAGATGGCAAGGGATCTACTTGCGATGCAG CAATGGATGAAAGCTGATATCAAGTTTGCTGAAAAAGTCCAAACTAATGAACAGATTCTAGCTGAAGTTGAAATGCTAGACAAGCTTGAGAAAG AGTTTGAGAGCGTAAGAATTGAAGATTGA